ATTTAGTTTCTaataaatctaaatctaaatttCCTAATTACTATGAACTAATCAAATTTCATTTAACACGAAATCATTAAGAATTGACTTAAAAGATATTTGTACCTATGTTATTGAGGTGGTTTATCACGTAAGTGTGGAAGATGCACCCCACACTCTTATGTTGATGAGGGGACCTGTGAGAAGAGATTATGAGGAAAGGCTGGACGTTGGTTATACCGATGTGGGTGGTGTTAGAAGTCGTTGCCTCAAATTAGGGAATTAGTGGAGCTCTAATTGAGCCGTCCACAACTTTTACAGATTATTTAGGTTAAAACACAAAAATGGAATTTTGCTCTCCGAAAGACCTTGATAGCGAAGGGACTTGCTAATGAGGCTGCTGCCGTCTTTTTCTTTCGCGTTAATGGACCACAGATTATGTCAAATGTGGCTGCGGAGAGCGTAAGCAAAAAGGATACTTCTTCCATTACATTTATCGATTCGACGATATTGATTCAAGCGTGTCCAATCGTGAGCAAACGAATGGTGAGATTGGAAGGAGTATTGTTTCGCAATTTCTCGACTCTCACGGATGGACTAAAATTTGTGGCTGCCCATTTTGTGTCATTGGTGCTCCTAGTCCTAAGCAACATAACAATCATTGATCCAGCTTTGAGAAAGGTCCGCAGGTTTGGTATTTCAGAAGAAAAACGAGCGCCTTGAGTTCTTAGAATTTATACTTCTTTTATTTGGTACgtttcattttatataaaaaaaaaattaaataaatgtttataaaatcatataaaatttcattttttttaaataatttttttaattaaaaaaatttataatttctacttgtaaatgaaaaaattaataaaaagaaatatttaaattgaatccTTCCAGAATTATTAATTGCAAACTGAGGGAATATAAACATGGGACTAACTAAAGATGTGACCTTGGAAAAAGTAGCAAAGAGAAATCTTTGCAATCTGTGCTGACCATGTACAACAGAGCAGATGGATATAATAGTTCTAGAAGATGATACTATCAATGCTGAGATTCTCAGCAATATGGTCGTTACAAACAATTAATTCAAGGTTGCTCTAGTATTAGGAGAGGAAGCAGAAATGGCGACTCAGTTGCTACTGGCCAAGGAGCCTCGTCAAATTAGCCAGACTTTGATCTGTtcagaaatatatatatgtatatgttcgTTTCTACTCTTCCAAAATCATATCATAATTTAGATATATACAAGAATTAAAAAGGCATaagattttgaaaattatttattcacACGACCAATCCTTCATACTCGCGAGCAAGAAAAGCATTACCAAGACATGGAAACCAGAACATTAATGGAGAAAGCAACATCTATAGACTTAAATAGCATTATAATCAACCAATGTTGGTTGGAATAGTTCAAAACATGGCAAGGTAACACATATCATTGCAGACGTTACGCTAGAACAAACATAGAGGACGAATGATCCCAACAGCAACAAAAATTCAAAatgaaaacaaagaaaaaaggcAACAAAAGCATTCTCGTCCGTATCATCTTCACACTCAAGATTTGACTACAGCTTGTCCTCGTACTCAGATAAAGGTGTCATCTGTTCCTTCAAGCCCTTCCTCTTGCGGATATCTGATACAAGTTGTGCTGCTTGTGACCCAGCCTCCAAGGGATCAGAAGACATCATGTCCCAATGATCAAACACACACTGTGGGAAAGCTTGTCCTGATGTAGCAGCCCTCAATGTGCTGGAGAATCCAAAGGACTCGATAACCGGGAGGTATGCCTTGATGTTGTAGAGAGGGGTACCAGGCCTCTGCAATTCCTCAAAGACATGCCCACGTTTCTGGTTAAGAACGCTGTAGATACCACCAAGGGCCTGCTCTGGGGCTTGGATCTCAACCAAGTAAACTGGCTCGAGAAGCCTGGGCTTGGCTGTAAGTTGTGAGGCATAGATAACTCTCCTAGCAGTTGGAATGACTTGACCACCTCCTCTGTGAATAGCATCAGCATGGAGAACCACATCACAGACTTCAAAGCATATGCCCCTCATGTTCTCTTCAGCTAAAGCCCCTTCCTTTGATGCCCACTGGAATCCAGCAACAACAGAATCCTTGATTTCATTGAGGTACTGAACTCCCTTGCACATATCAACAACCATGTTAGGCCCAGTAGTCTCCGGACCAAAACACCAAATTTTCTTAGCCAGATCCTTATCCCAACCAAATTCCTCGGACAATATCTTTGCACGTGCCTTAGGATCATCCCTTGGACCAATACGACCATCATCAATAGCCTCAGCAAGCCCTTCCTCCATAGGCCTTGCCTCCATGTAAAGTCGGTTGTGCTTGTTGGGGGACTTGCTCATCACCACACGGCAGGATTTCTCAAGGACAGTCTCCCGGAAGGACACAACAGGGTCCGACTTAATGATCTCAGCTCCACCCATGAAATCATCCTGCAAGTCCTTCAAGCAGATCTCAAGGTGAAGTTCTCCAGCACCAGCAATAATGTGTTCCCCGGACTCCTCAATTGTACAAACCACCATAGGATCAGACTTGGCCAAACGCTTAAGACCTTCAACAAGCTTGGGGAGATCAGATGCCACCTTACACTGAACAGCCACACGAACAACTGGAGACACAGAGAACTTCATAGCACGAATAGGATGTGCATCAACTTCTTTCTCATTGGTTAAAGTTGCATTCTTGGTGATAAATTGATCCAAACCAACCATGGCAACAGTGTTACCACAAGGGACATCCTCCACAGTTTCCTGCCTCTTTCCCATCCAAATAACAGTTCTCTGAACACTCTTAACATACAAGTCTTTCTTCTCACCAGGGACATAGTTTGGACCCATGATCCTCACCTTTAGACCAGTTGAGACCTTGCCAGAAAATACACGACCAAAAGCGAAGAACCTACCCTTGTCAGAAGCTGGAATCATCTTAGAAACATAAAGCATGAGAGGGCCCTCAGGATCACAGTTCCTGATAGCAGTAGCATAAGGATCATCAAGAGGACCCTCGTACAAGTTCTCAACACGATACTTTTGAGCCTTGGAAGGAGGAGGTAGGTGAAAGATCATCATTTCCAAGAGAGCGTTGCTTGCAGGAAGCCAGGTCTGCATAACACGCTTCATCAAAGCCTTGCCCATCAAATCCTTCTCCTCAGACTTCATGGTGACTCCGAGCTTTTGCAACATTGGCCACAATTTATCCTTCTGGTCATTCATGCAAGTATTGATAATCTGCTTGATGGGCTCGTAACAGAACTGCACAAAGCCACGCTTGCAAGTTGCAGAGCCTGTGTTCTTGGTAGTCCACTTCTTGGTTGCAGGGTCAAAGAAGTTCTCACCCCATAGCCTTTCCATCATCTTAGACTCATCAACTCCAAACTTTGAGGCATACATCTTGGCAAAATTTGTCAAGGTGAAAGCCCAACCATGCAAACCAGCAGAAAATGCAACAGTTCCTTTCTCAGGGTAGACCTGACAATCACCAAGGAGAGGATCTTCATATGTTGCCATGATGACATTAGCATTTTCAATGACCCTCTGGAATGTTTGGTAAGCCTCCTCTCCATCAACCTGAAGCTCAAGGAAGCACCTGTCCATCTTGTTGACAGTCAATACAGGTCTAATCCTTTCACCCAAGGCCTGACGAAGCACAGTTTCTGTTTGAACACATACACCCTCCACACAATCAACAACCACGAGTGCACCATCAGTAATACGAAGAGCAGCTGTGACTTCAGATGAAAAGTCAACATGTCCGGGGGAATCAATGAGATTGATAAGATACTCATTTCCATTCCTCTCTCCCTTGTAACTTTTAAGGGATTCGTCACTCATTTCATAGTAGagtgagataccagtggatttgATTGTAATACCACGCTCAGCTTCATCTTGACGTGTATCAGTCATACGGACATCACCAGCAACTTCTTGCGCAATGATACCAGCAGCAGCCACAAGAGAATCGGTAAGTGTTGACTTCCCTGCAAGGTAGAAATAGAAAGAAGATATTAAGAACATCTGAAATTAAATCAAGCTGCATATATCAATAGATTAAACATCCCTTCCATAAGATCAAATTTGCAAAAAGAACTTGTACCATGATCGACATGGGCAATAACAGACATGTTACGGATGTTGTGCTTGAAGTCCATAATTCGACGAAGCTCCTCAGCTGTAAACTTCAcctgtaaaaattaaaagaaactcTCAGTAAACATCTATTCCAACCAGAAAAACCGACTCTCCCAGACTGATCCAAGACAGATGATCCAAGACAGATGAGCTTACCATCTTGACTAGCTTTTAGAATTCACCACAAATTACTAATAAACAAGGACACCTGCACAGTAAAACAATATCATTTTATAGTGAAATTTACAGAATAAATTGCCGCTAAAACATAAAAATGCTGAAATCAATCAACTAATAGTCCATTTCCACAGTAAGAGATATAAAGATTCTCACTTGCAATGAACAAAAAAACATATATTCACAGTCAGCTGCTTTCTGCCCAACCAACTCTTATTACAACCAACTTATAACAAAGAGGTCAACTCAAACCCCCAGAAAATGATTTGCAAAAACTATCATCGTAGAAAACGCAATATGGCGGCAAGTGAATTAATATCTAAGTCTCCATGTACATATCAGCTGAAAAAGACTGTCGCATAATAGATCAGAATTTAGAACACATCTAAGATTTGATAGTGCAACTATATTAGGAAAACAGAACCATCTAATACTAGTTATCGTTAAACTTTACGATTTACATCAATAATCATCTACTTTACAAAAACATCGTCACGAAAAAGTCTGATTAAGAATTCAAACAAAGCAAAGTTAAACTAAGCAATGAAACAACAAATACACCGCCAATTAGCATAACGAACTACCAGATCGAGAGCTACCAGGAAAAAATTAGAAGAAACAAAACCAGTCGGTGATacaa
This Manihot esculenta cultivar AM560-2 chromosome 6, M.esculenta_v8, whole genome shotgun sequence DNA region includes the following protein-coding sequences:
- the LOC110618141 gene encoding elongation factor 2, with translation MVKFTAEELRRIMDFKHNIRNMSVIAHVDHGKSTLTDSLVAAAGIIAQEVAGDVRMTDTRQDEAERGITIKSTGISLYYEMSDESLKSYKGERNGNEYLINLIDSPGHVDFSSEVTAALRITDGALVVVDCVEGVCVQTETVLRQALGERIRPVLTVNKMDRCFLELQVDGEEAYQTFQRVIENANVIMATYEDPLLGDCQVYPEKGTVAFSAGLHGWAFTLTNFAKMYASKFGVDESKMMERLWGENFFDPATKKWTTKNTGSATCKRGFVQFCYEPIKQIINTCMNDQKDKLWPMLQKLGVTMKSEEKDLMGKALMKRVMQTWLPASNALLEMMIFHLPPPSKAQKYRVENLYEGPLDDPYATAIRNCDPEGPLMLYVSKMIPASDKGRFFAFGRVFSGKVSTGLKVRIMGPNYVPGEKKDLYVKSVQRTVIWMGKRQETVEDVPCGNTVAMVGLDQFITKNATLTNEKEVDAHPIRAMKFSVSPVVRVAVQCKVASDLPKLVEGLKRLAKSDPMVVCTIEESGEHIIAGAGELHLEICLKDLQDDFMGGAEIIKSDPVVSFRETVLEKSCRVVMSKSPNKHNRLYMEARPMEEGLAEAIDDGRIGPRDDPKARAKILSEEFGWDKDLAKKIWCFGPETTGPNMVVDMCKGVQYLNEIKDSVVAGFQWASKEGALAEENMRGICFEVCDVVLHADAIHRGGGQVIPTARRVIYASQLTAKPRLLEPVYLVEIQAPEQALGGIYSVLNQKRGHVFEELQRPGTPLYNIKAYLPVIESFGFSSTLRAATSGQAFPQCVFDHWDMMSSDPLEAGSQAAQLVSDIRKRKGLKEQMTPLSEYEDKL